One stretch of Zingiber officinale cultivar Zhangliang chromosome 6B, Zo_v1.1, whole genome shotgun sequence DNA includes these proteins:
- the LOC121992130 gene encoding granule-bound starch synthase 2, chloroplastic/amyloplastic-like: MLSCLDFSLRIPSLRPREAVASGLSRNGVRHRRSSSLSTSQNGTACTKKFLHVVYHGPFVYLLPIGRTHGRPSREVGRSNSTEGQEDIDANYEDTIHEPPVSVMKRSNSNLSMERDLIVERREDLTSMKDIITKENESTVGNQNPGSLSNPDTANSVAQKTEVGVVDDDQLKNAQEVEQSKEHALGLLKETNLDYRITAEEHELESYNQSQNFLLNFDTGKNGQLDSTHSLTSSDSFGQSTETVTINNDKGLTNSLEDDHLAQLKQKSLEPYTLEEELDSHDQSKFIPFLVMGDTRELSRKSASWTSSDNYALSTHADVDDGEKLMKGLEAEKSTAEVVGEQKQRNVEQFIISEKNEPVSYNQSQDSMPKHDMDIDGGLEKPHDFLFSSESFAQSTEASIDDDLIQMKQADYQQSQYQTTLPFPSDMSSSDVIDENVHITAKFNIHDSDKQQQVLPEVGNLSHPPLAGTSVANVIFPPEQHITTEQDEPVSYNQGQDSLTKLGMDNEETETTYDLLSYSSSAQSSKAGVGDHDELTNDFVIGKFMEDAHGQLNQTDHLQSQPHIMLPVLPGMHNSVLMIDNNLDTKTNMDGSDGQQEVPSEEGNISSSPLTSSSVMDIVGLPEQYMIPEEAAAVSYSESQDSQSKLDTDIYELERSHDFSSSFDNFVQSNEVGVSDDDEPRNHLEIENSTSHDLQQLQETNVEQSQPQIILPALPDPFISDAVVDYNLEFTGETDLPISDEQQDVPPEEGNLDSLPLAGPNVMNVIVVAAECTPWSKTGGLGDVVGDLPKALARRGHRVMVVVPKYGNYSELKELGVLRRYKADGQDLEVTYHHAYIDFVDFVFIDSPVFRHIGNDIYGGHWQDILKRMILFCKAAVEVPWYVPCGGSCYGDGNLVFIANDWHTALLPVYLKAYYRNNGLMIYTRCVLVIHNIAHQGRCPLDDFARLDLPGHYMDLFELYDPVGGEHLNIFAAGLKCADQVVTVSHGYSWELKTSEGGWGLHGIINEIGWKFRGIVNGINTQTWNPNFDVFLTSDGYTNYNLETLRVGKPQCKAALQRELGLPVRDDAPIFAFIGRLDGQKGIDLIEDAMPWLVGQDLQLVMLGTGRRDLEDMLRRFQAQYPNKVRGWVGFSDKMAHRITAGADVLLMPSKFEPCGLNQLYAMMYGTVPVVHAVGGLRDTVKQFDPFRDTGLGWTFEKAEANRMIDAIAHCLNTYRNYKECWKELQMRGMVQDFTWDNAAQLYEQVLVAAKYQW, translated from the exons ATGCTCTCCTGCCTCGACTTCTCTCTTCGAATCCCGTCTCTGCGACCGCGCGAGGCCGTCGCCAGCGGCCTTTCTCGCAATGGGGTCCGGCATCGGCGATCTTCCTCGCTCTCGACT AGCCAAAATGGAACCGCTTGCACCAAGAAATTCCTTCATGTAGTCTACCATGGACCGTTTGTGTATCTACTTCCAATTGGCCGAACACATGGAAGACCTTCCAGAGAAGTTGGAAGAAGCAATAGTACTGAGGGGCAAGAGGATATTGATGCCAATTACGAGGATACCATTCATGAACCACCTGTGTCTGTCATGAAACGGAGCAATAGTAATTTGTCAATGGAGAGGGATCTg ATTGTTGAGAGGAGAGAGGACTTGACATCCATGAAGGATATTATTACAAAGGAAAACGAATCCACTGTTGGCAATCAGAATCCTGGATCTCTCTCAAACCCTGACACTGCTAACAGTGTTGCTCAAAAAACTGAAGTTGGCGTAGTTGATGATGACCAACTGAAAAATGCACAGGAAGTTGAACAATCCAAGGAACATGCTCTTGGACTACTAAAAGAAACCAACTTGGATTATAGGATAACTGCAGAAGAACATGAACTAGAGTCCTACAACCAAAGTCAGAATTTTCTCTTGAACTTTGATACTGGGAAAAATGGTCAACTTGATAGCACACATAGTTTGACTTCGTCTGACAGCTTTGGTCAGTCAACTGAAACCGTCACAATCAACAATGACAAGGGTCTTACAAATAGCTTAGAAGATGACCATCTTGCGCAACTAAAACAGAAGAGCTTGGAGCCATATACCTTAGAAGAGGAACTAGACTCTCATGATCAGAGTAAGTTTATTCCGTTCCTTGTTATGGGCGACACTAGAGAACTATCTAGAAAAAGTGCTTCTTGGACATCCTCTGACAACTATGCTCTGTCAACTCATGCTGATGTTGATGATGGTGAAAAGCTCATGAAAGGCTTAGAAGCTGAAAAGTCCACGGCAGAAGTTGTTGGAGAACAAAAACAAAGAAACGTGGAACAATTTATTATTTCAGAAAAAAATGAACCAGTTTCTTACAATCAGAGTCAAGATTCTATGCCAAAACATGATATGGATATTGATGGAGGGCTTGAAAAGCCACATGATTTTTTGTTTTCCTCTGAAAGTTTTGCTCAATCTACTGAAGCTAGTATAGATGATGATCTTATTCAAATGAAGCAAGCTGATTATCAGCAATCTCAGTATCAAACTACACTTCCATTTCCTTCTGACATGTCTAGTTCTGATGTAATAGATGAGAACGTTCATATCACTGCAAAATTCAATATTCATGATTCAGATAAGCAACAACAGGTGCTACCTGAGGTAGGAAACTTGAGCCACCCTCCTTTAGCTGGCACAAGTGTCGCAAATGTCATATTTCCACCTGAGCAACATATTACCACAGAACAAGATGAACCAGTTTCCTACAACCAGGGTCAAGATTCTTTGACAAAACTTGGTATGGATAATGAAGAGACTGAAACAACATATGACCTTTTGTCTTACTCTAGTTCTGCTCAGTCATCTAAAGCTGGTGTAGGTGATCATGATGAACTCACAAATGACTTCGTTATTGGAAAATTCATGGAAGATGCTCATGGACAGCTAAATCAAACTGATCATCTGCAATCTCAACCGCACATTATGCTTCCAGTTCTACCTGGCATGCATAATTCTGTTCTTATGATAGATAATAACCTTGACACAAAAACCAATATGGATGGTTCTGATGGACAACAAGAGGTTCCATCCGAAGAAGGGAACATAAGCTCCTCTCCTTTGACTAGCTCAAGTGTAATGGACATCGTAGGGCTGCCTGAGCAATATATGATTCCAGAAGAAGCTGCAGCAGTTTCTTACAGTGAGAGTCAAGATTCTCAGTCAAAACTTGATACGGATATCTATGAGCTTGAAAGGTCACatgacttttcttcttcctttgacaATTTTGTTCAGTCAAATGAAGTTGGTGTCAGTGATGATGATGAACCCAGAAATCACTTAGAAATTGAGAATTCCACATCACATGATCTTCAACAACTTCAAGAAACCAATGTCGAGCAATCCCAGCCTCAAATTATACTTCCAGCCCTCCCTGATCCATTCATTTCTGATGCTGTGGTAGATTACAATCTTGAGTTCACTGGAGAAACAGATCTCCCGATTTCAGATGAGCAACAAGATGTACCACCTGAGGAAGGAAACTTAGACTCTCTTCCTTTGGCTGGCCCAAATGTCATGAATGTCATAGTGGTTGCAGCAGAATGTACTCCATGGTCTAAAACAG GTGGGCTTGGAGATGTTGTTGGAGATTTACCTAAGGCATTGGCCAGGAGGGGACACCGAGTAATG GTAGTGGTTCCAAAGTATGGCAATTATTCTGAACTCAAAGAATTAGGTGTCCTGAGAAGGTATAAGGCTGACGGACAG GATCTGGAAGTTACTTATCATCATGCCTACATTGACTTTGTTGATTTCGTCTTTATTGATAGCCCTGTTTTCCGCCACATTGGAAATGATATTTATGGAGGACACTGGCAG GATATACTGAAAAGGATGATTTTGTTCTGCAAGGCGGCAGTTGAG GTTCCCTGGTATGTTCCATGTGGTGGCTCCTGCTATGGAGATGGGAACTTAGTTTTCATCGCCAATGACTGGCATACAGCCCTGCTTCCTGTTTATCTGAAAGCATATTATCGTAACAACGGATTGATGATATACACCAGATGTGTTTTGGTGATTCACAACATAGCCCACCAG GGTCGTTGTCCACTAGACGACTTCGCCCGTCTAGATTTGCCAGGACACTACATGGACCTCTTCGAACTCTATGACCCTGTCGGAGGAGAACATCTTAATATCTTTGCTGCTGGTCTGAAATGTGCTGACCAGGTGGTCACTGTTAGCCATGGTTACTCTTGGGAGCTAAAAACATCTGAAGGTGGATGGGGCTTACACGGGATCATTAACGAGATCGGCTGGAAATTCAGGGGCATTGTCAACGGGATCAACACCCAAACTTGGAATCCTAACTTTGATGTGTTCCTAACATCAGATGGTTATACCAACTATAATTTGGAAACTCTTCGAGTTGGAAAGCCACAGTGCAAGGCCGCTCTACAACGCGAGCTTGGTCTTCCAGTGCGGGATGATGCTCCTATCTTTGCTTTCATTGGGAGGTTAGATGGTCAAAAAGGCATCGATCTGATAGAAGACGCCATGCCATGGCTCGTCGGTCAGGATTTACAGTTAGTCATGCTAGGCACTGGAAGAAGAGATCTGGAAGATATGCTTCGAAGGTTCCAAGCTCAGTACCCCAACAAAGTCAGGGGGTGGGTTGGGTTTTCCGATAAGATGGCACACCGAATCACCGCCGGTGCAGACGTGCTGCTGATGCCATCAAAATTTGAGCCTTGTGGCCTGAACCAACTTTATGCAATGATGTATGGAACTGTCCCGGTGGTGCATGCCGTTGGCGGTCTTAGAGATACAGTAAAGCAGTTCGATCCATTCCGTGATACAGGGCTGGGTTGGACGTTTGAGAAGGCGGAGGCAAACAGGATGATAGATGCGATAGCACATTGTTTGAACACATATCGAAACTACAAGGAGTGTTGGAAGGAGCTGCAGATGAGAGGGATGGTGCAAGACTTTACTTGGGATAATGCTGCTCAGCTTTATGAACAAGTCCTGGTTGCTGCTAAGTACCAATGGTAA
- the LOC121992131 gene encoding protein transport protein sec31-like: protein MNASKFMDKQIMELSGSSQPPDKFFDLINPQEEHPISTAAGGDVKKEQQHQEPEILPSYDFHPIGSFSPPTSSGGGIGGAWPTWGSVDSKLASLNLKNAGTPEPHGFAQVGHEKEKSSYDNVIGSDIDYIVKKHTDRLMDAMEGISSKLLQLDNRTHHLENSLSEIKMTIANNNGSTDGRLSQLENILREVHAGVQVLQDKQDVVEAQLHLTQLNAPKGELQYSESSKTEQPESQQQIPPPQQLIQQSYQHTVPLTQPIMLPSASVPNASLPVQPNSPLPIPPLPQSQVPSVPSFPRDPYFPSAASQVEDPSKPFQVTAQQQQQATAPPPPLPQTYQSSQLPQYLQPPPSHQLVHPSPQSLTISPHSEESVHVPLPQNYPPSIRQPVPFPQHPSSQQFYGPNSSTYEPPTSKQSPGLPSFSSSYGPPGPNYSDSYVHTGFASSQSNSAGKPLPFASSVPPGGSSNYPRLPVARVLPQAAATGSGSSGSPGARVPIDDVIEKVTTMGFSKDQVRATVRKLTENGQSVDLNVVLDKLMNDGEIQPQKGWFGR, encoded by the exons ATGAACGCTTCCAAGTTCATGGACAAGCAAATCATGGAGCTCTCAGGATCTTCGCAGCCGCCCGACAAGTTCTTCGACCTCATCAACCCCCAGGAGGAGCATCCTATCAGCACCGCCGCCGGAGGAGACGTGAAAAAAGAGCAACAGCATCAGGAGCCTGAGATCCTTCCGAGCTATGATTTTCATCCCATCGGATCCTTCTCGCCCCCAACCAGCAGCGGCGGTGGAATCGGTGGTGCTTGGCCCACCTGGGGTTCCGTCGACTCTAAACTGGCTTCTTTAAATCTCAAA AATGCTGGTACCCCAGAGCCTCATGGATTTGCACAAGTTGGCCATGAGAAAGAAAAGAGTTCATATGATAATGTAATTGGATCTGACATTGATTACATAGTGAAAAAACATACTGATAGGCTGATGGATGCTATGGAAGGTATAAGTTCAAAGCTATTACAACTTGACAACAGGACTCATCACCTTGAAAATTCTTTATCTGAGATTAAAATGACCATCGCAAATAATAATGGAAGTACAGATGGAAGGCTAAGTCAACTCGAGAATATTCTGAGAGag GTACATGCTGGGGTGCAAGTTCTGCAGGATAAGCAAGATGTCGTGGAGGCACAGCTGCATCTTACACAATTGAATGCTCCTAAGGGAGAGCTGCAGTATTCTGAAAGTTCAAAAACTGAGCAGCCTGAATCACAGCAACAGATACCTCCACCACAACAGCTCATCCAGCAATCCTATCAACACACTGTCCCATTAACTCAGCCAATAATGCTTCCTTCTGCGTCTGTACCAAATGCTTCATTACCTGTACAACCCAATTCACCACTCCCGATCCCTCCACTACCTCAATCACAGGTTCCTTCAGTGCCATCTTTTCCACGAGATCCTTACTTTCCTTCGGCAGCTTCACAAGTAGAAGACCCATCAAAACCATTTCAAGTCACagctcagcagcagcagcaagcaACGGCACCTCCCCCACCTCTGCCACAAACCTACCAGTCCTCTCAGCTTCCACAGTATCTCCAGCCACCACCATCACACCAACTTGTACATCCGTCGCCGCAGTCACTTACCATATCCCCTCACTCTGAAGAATCTGTACATGTGCCTCTGCCTCAGAATTATCCTCCGAGCATCAGGCAACCTGTTCCTTTTCCACAGCATCCCTCCTCTCAACAGTTTTATGGTCCCAATTCCAGCACGTATGAACCACCTACAAGCAAGCAGAGTCCTGGGTTGCCATCATTTTCCTCTAGCTACGGGCCACCTGGTCCTAATTACTCAGATTCATATGTTCATACTGGGTTTGCTTCAAGCCAAAGTAACTCTGCCGGGAAACCCTTGCCctttgcttcctctgtgccaCCTGGTGGAAGCAGCAATTATCCACGTCTGCCGGTGGCCCGTGTCCTACCACAAGCTGCAGCAACTGGGTCTGGTTCAAGTGGTTCTCCAGGAGCCAGAGTACCAATTGATGATGTGATAGAGAAAGTTACGACTATGGGGTTCTCAAAGGACCAAGTCAGGGCAACTGTAAGGAAACTGACTGAGAATGGACAATCGGTTGATCTGAATGTGGTTCTTGACAAATTGATGAATGACGGGGAGATCCAACCGCAGAAGGGTTGGTTTGGTCGGTGA